Proteins encoded by one window of Panicum virgatum strain AP13 chromosome 7N, P.virgatum_v5, whole genome shotgun sequence:
- the LOC120682129 gene encoding defensin-like protein CAL1, with translation MVASMASRRAAAPVLFFFLLLLVASEMGPARVAEARHCVSQSHKFVGACMRKSNCQHVCQTEGFPSGECRHHGGILRKCFCTKSC, from the exons ATGGTGGCGTCGATGGCCTcccgccgcgcggccgcgcccgtgctcttcttcttcctgctgCTCCTCGTCGCCTCAG AGATGGGGCCGGCGCgggtggcggaggcgcggcaCTGCGTGTCGCAGAGCCACAAGTTCGTGGGCGCCTGCATGAGGAAGAGCAACTGCCAGCACGTGTGCCAGACGGAGGGCTTCCCCTCCGGCGAGTGCAGGCACCACGGCGGCATCCTGCGCAAGTGCTTCTGCACCAAGTCCTGCTag